In Dama dama isolate Ldn47 chromosome 9, ASM3311817v1, whole genome shotgun sequence, the following proteins share a genomic window:
- the LOC133061202 gene encoding olfactory receptor 10H1: MQGANFSAVTEFILIGFSTFPHLQLMFFLLFLLMYLFTLLGNLLIMATVWKEHSLHTPMYLFLCALSISEVLYTFAIIPRMLADLLSTHHSIPFKACASQMFFSFTFGFTHSFLLTVMGYDRYVAICHPLRYNVLMSPRGCACLVAWSWAGGSVMGLVVTSAIFQLIFCGPNEVHHFACHVPPLLKLACGAEVQVVAKGVGLVCITALLGCCLLILLSYAFIVAAILRIPSAEGRHKAFSTCASHLTVVVVHYGFASVIYLKPKGLQSLEGDTLMGITYTVLTPFLSPIIFSLRNRELKIAMKKAFLSKLYPENI, from the coding sequence ATGCAAGGAGCCAACTTCTCAGCAGTGACTGAATTCATCCTCATCGGCTTCTCCACCTTCCCCCACCTTCAGCTGATGttcttcctgctcttcctgctgATGTACCTGTTCACACTGCTGGGGAACCTGCTCATCATGGCCACCGTCTGGAAGGAGCAcagcctccacacccccatgtacctCTTTCTGTGTGCCCTCTCCATCTCTGAGGTCCTCTACACCTTCGCCATCATCCCGCGCATGCTGGCCGACCTGCTCTCCACCCACCACTCCATCCCTTTCAAGGCCTGTGCCAGCCAGATGTTCTTCTCCTTCACATTTGGCTTCACCCACTCCTTCCTGCTCACCGTCATGGGCTAcgaccgctacgtggccatctgccaccccctGCGCTACAACGTGCTCATGAGCCCCAGAGGCTGCGCCTGCTTGGTGGCCTGGTCCTGGGCTGGAGGCTCAGTCATGGGGTTGGTGGTGACATCTGCCATCTTCCAACTCATCTTTTGTGGACCCAATGAGGTCCACCATTTTGCTTGTCATGTGCCCCCACTATTGAAGTTGGCCTGTGGAGCTGAAGTACAAGTAGTGGCCAAGGGCGTGGGCCTGGTGTGTATCACCGCCCTGCTGGGCTGCTGTCTCCTCATCCTCTTGTCTTACGCCTTCATCGTGGCTGCCATCTTGAGGATCCCTTCAGCAGAGGGCCGGCACAAAGCCTTCTCCACGTGCGCGTCTCACCTCACCGTGGTGGTCGTGCACTACGGCTTTGCCTCTGTCATCTACCTCAAGCCCAAGGGGCTCCAGTCTCTGGAAGGAGACACACTGATGGGCATCACCTACACGGTCCTCACTCCCTTCCTGAGCCCCATCATCTTCAGCCTCAGGAACAGGGAGCTGAAGATTGCCatgaagaaggccttcctcagcaaGCTCTACCCTGAAAATATATGA